In Aequorivita sp. H23M31, a single window of DNA contains:
- a CDS encoding dipeptidyl-peptidase 3 family protein, with amino-acid sequence MKNIFFIALTLCGLLFFSCKENKEEKEVAQVETVQPANYDSAEEQFGDVRILHYQIPGWDKLTLKEQKLVYYLGQAGLEGRDIMWDQNYRHNLAIRKALENVFQNYQGDKTSEDWKNFEIYLKRVWFSNGIHHHYSNDKLKPGFSSDYLKQLLMDTNTTLEGEAFEVIFNDKDMKKVNLSKGLDNVANSAVNFYGPEITNKDVETFYSKKKSPDPTKPLSFGLNSKLVKENGEVKELIYKSGGLYGAAIDKIIGWLEKAQGVAENEAQGNAIGLLIKYYKTGDLQTWDDYNVAWTGATEGNIDYINSFIEVYNDPLGYKGSYETIVQIKDFDMSEKMAVLSENAQWFEDNSPLMEEHKKKNVVGVSYKVVNVAAEAGDASPSTPIGVNLPNADWIRAAVGSKSVSLGNIIDAYNNSGSSGRLHEFVNDSTELELEEKYGQLADKLHTALHEVIGHASGQMNPGVGETKETLKNYASTLEEGRADLVGLYYLYTPKLQELGLVDDWKKVGMAAYDGYIRNGLMTQLIRLDLGDDIEESHMRNRQWVSAWVFEKGKKDNVIEKITRDGKTYFNITDYEKLHELFGQLLRETQRIKSEGDYKAVEHLVETYGVKVDPALHKEVLERNKQFTAAPYSGFVNPVLVPKMNDKGEIESIGVEQPKSFEEQMLFYSKNYNNLPEVN; translated from the coding sequence ATGAAGAACATCTTTTTTATTGCCCTAACATTGTGCGGATTACTGTTTTTTTCTTGTAAGGAAAACAAGGAGGAAAAGGAAGTGGCACAAGTTGAAACAGTGCAACCTGCCAACTATGATTCTGCTGAAGAACAGTTCGGTGACGTTCGTATTCTGCATTATCAAATTCCCGGATGGGACAAACTTACCCTAAAGGAACAAAAACTGGTTTATTACCTAGGTCAGGCAGGTCTTGAAGGTAGAGATATTATGTGGGACCAGAATTATCGCCACAACCTTGCCATTAGAAAGGCTCTTGAAAATGTATTTCAAAATTACCAAGGTGATAAAACATCTGAAGATTGGAAAAACTTTGAAATATATCTTAAAAGAGTATGGTTTAGCAATGGGATACACCATCACTATTCAAATGACAAGTTAAAGCCTGGATTTTCTTCAGATTACCTCAAGCAACTCTTGATGGATACGAACACAACCTTGGAGGGAGAAGCTTTTGAAGTGATATTCAACGATAAGGATATGAAAAAAGTAAACTTGAGCAAGGGTCTTGACAACGTTGCCAATAGTGCGGTAAACTTTTATGGTCCAGAAATAACCAATAAGGATGTAGAAACTTTCTATTCCAAAAAGAAATCGCCAGATCCCACTAAACCTCTTTCTTTCGGTCTAAACTCAAAACTGGTAAAAGAGAATGGTGAGGTTAAGGAATTGATCTACAAATCTGGCGGACTTTACGGAGCGGCAATAGATAAAATAATCGGTTGGTTAGAAAAAGCTCAAGGAGTAGCCGAAAATGAGGCGCAAGGAAATGCAATTGGTTTATTGATCAAGTATTATAAAACTGGCGATCTTCAAACTTGGGATGATTATAACGTAGCTTGGACCGGCGCCACTGAAGGCAATATTGATTATATAAACAGTTTTATTGAAGTTTACAATGATCCTCTGGGTTATAAAGGTTCTTATGAAACCATCGTTCAGATTAAGGATTTTGATATGTCTGAAAAAATGGCAGTACTTTCTGAAAACGCACAATGGTTTGAGGACAATTCGCCATTGATGGAAGAGCACAAAAAGAAAAATGTTGTTGGGGTAAGTTACAAAGTAGTAAATGTAGCTGCCGAAGCCGGAGATGCTTCACCGAGCACACCTATTGGGGTTAATCTTCCAAATGCGGATTGGATTCGTGCAGCTGTAGGTAGTAAGTCGGTTTCTCTTGGTAATATTATAGACGCTTATAACAACTCCGGAAGTTCTGGAAGGTTGCATGAGTTTGTAAATGATTCTACCGAGTTGGAATTGGAAGAAAAATACGGGCAACTTGCCGATAAACTCCATACAGCGCTTCATGAGGTTATTGGTCACGCTTCCGGTCAAATGAATCCTGGGGTTGGAGAAACTAAAGAAACTTTGAAGAATTATGCTTCAACTCTGGAAGAAGGCCGTGCTGACCTTGTAGGTCTTTACTACCTATACACTCCAAAACTTCAAGAACTCGGTTTGGTGGATGATTGGAAAAAGGTGGGAATGGCAGCCTATGACGGATATATTAGAAATGGTCTGATGACGCAATTGATCCGCCTTGACCTAGGAGATGATATTGAGGAATCGCATATGCGCAACCGTCAGTGGGTTTCTGCTTGGGTGTTTGAAAAAGGCAAAAAAGACAATGTGATCGAAAAGATAACCCGTGACGGAAAAACCTATTTCAACATTACTGATTATGAAAAACTTCATGAGTTATTCGGTCAGTTGCTTAGAGAAACCCAACGTATAAAATCGGAAGGAGATTACAAGGCAGTAGAGCATTTGGTAGAAACCTACGGAGTGAAAGTAGATCCTGCACTTCACAAGGAAGTTTTGGAAAGAAACAAACAATTTACTGCTGCTCCTTATAGTGGTTTTGTCAATCCGGTTCTTGTTCCTAAAATGAATGATAAAGGTGAGATTGAGAGTATTGGCGTGGAGCAACCAAAATCCTTTGAAGAACAAATGTTGTTCTACTCTAAAAACTATAACAATTTGCCAGAGGTAAATTAA
- a CDS encoding SRPBCC family protein yields the protein MKILKYLLFLILLIIIGSAIYFGTKDGDYAVSDSIVVAAPAEVVFDKVNDFKNWEGWMPFKQKDPSLTFKYAEKSSGEGASMSWEGKNSGSITTTKVIPYKEIQQDLTFKSAAGKRNAKMIWLFETIGDSTKVTWETNGKHTLMEKAYMSIKGSDFVSRIHTLNNLGLAAMASEVVTDMKKYNINVDGVTQYGGGYYMYTTSVAKKQEVLEKSAPMIELVKDFVSKNNLSSSGAPFILYNEADKMNNTVIFSTGIPISERVITPENSPVVCGFMEPVTALKITLKGNYENMPEALQKGMEDIRQNDLQVDPERKIFEIYSTDTSQEPNPAKWVSEIYIPIQPKEPPAGEVGL from the coding sequence ATGAAAATCCTAAAATACCTTCTTTTTTTAATACTCCTAATTATCATAGGCAGTGCAATTTATTTCGGTACTAAAGATGGCGATTATGCGGTAAGCGATTCCATTGTAGTCGCTGCTCCTGCGGAAGTAGTTTTCGACAAGGTGAACGATTTTAAAAACTGGGAAGGTTGGATGCCTTTTAAACAAAAAGATCCTAGCCTTACATTTAAATATGCTGAGAAATCCTCTGGAGAAGGAGCTTCCATGTCCTGGGAAGGAAAAAACAGTGGATCAATTACAACCACGAAAGTGATTCCGTATAAGGAAATACAACAAGATTTGACCTTCAAGTCCGCTGCGGGCAAAAGAAACGCAAAGATGATTTGGTTGTTTGAAACTATAGGAGATAGTACCAAAGTAACCTGGGAAACAAATGGAAAACACACGCTAATGGAAAAGGCTTATATGTCTATTAAAGGTTCCGATTTTGTTTCTAGAATCCACACCTTGAACAACCTAGGTCTCGCGGCAATGGCTTCGGAAGTAGTAACAGATATGAAAAAATACAACATAAATGTTGACGGCGTTACCCAATATGGTGGTGGTTATTATATGTACACAACTTCGGTTGCCAAGAAGCAGGAAGTACTTGAGAAGTCCGCTCCGATGATTGAGCTTGTTAAGGATTTTGTTTCAAAAAATAACCTAAGCAGTTCTGGGGCTCCCTTTATTTTATATAATGAAGCCGACAAAATGAATAATACGGTGATATTTTCAACAGGAATACCCATAAGTGAGCGCGTTATTACCCCGGAAAACAGTCCTGTGGTCTGCGGATTTATGGAACCGGTTACCGCTTTAAAAATCACGCTTAAGGGGAACTACGAGAATATGCCAGAGGCACTACAAAAAGGAATGGAGGATATTCGACAAAATGATTTGCAGGTGGATCCAGAAAGAAAAATTTTCGAAATCTATTCAACGGATACATCCCAAGAACCCAATCCGGCAAAATGGGTGAGCGAAATTTATATTCCTATACAACCAAAGGAGCCACCTGCGGGAGAAGTTGGACTATAA
- the crcB gene encoding fluoride efflux transporter CrcB, with the protein MKQLALVFVGGGIGSVIRFGLSRYLDSFKTGIPYGTFAANILGSLLIGIILGMALKNDTLSPNTVLFLATGFCGGFTTFSTFAYENHVFLKTGDFMSFAVYTIASFVVGFAMVFLGMWLVKIF; encoded by the coding sequence ATGAAGCAATTAGCTTTGGTTTTTGTCGGTGGAGGAATCGGAAGTGTTATAAGGTTTGGCCTATCAAGGTACTTGGACAGCTTTAAAACTGGAATTCCTTACGGCACCTTCGCAGCCAACATTCTAGGCAGCTTATTAATTGGTATAATCCTGGGTATGGCATTAAAAAACGATACTCTCTCCCCTAACACCGTTTTGTTTCTTGCAACCGGATTTTGCGGAGGTTTTACCACTTTTTCCACTTTCGCCTATGAAAATCATGTTTTTCTCAAAACTGGTGACTTTATGTCTTTTGCCGTATATACCATAGCTAGTTTTGTGGTGGGCTTTGCAATGGTATTTCTAGGAATGTGGCTGGTAAAAATCT